A stretch of Podospora bellae-mahoneyi strain CBS 112042 chromosome 5, whole genome shotgun sequence DNA encodes these proteins:
- a CDS encoding hypothetical protein (EggNog:ENOG503PGAU): MVSPGTFSPVGIMVNGLLQPKQIESLEKRIPNLRFRTHVNQDHDGVTTFYFNAGAGMDTNGCIFQTHSASTTASILHMAQTKGAEIQQANVDVLSVKANVRVETVAGVPVHYGADAGVYLADAEAGPFHGTLGLAADTAIGCRDQSVGCKALGCGVRVGRVCEISALGSGFGIDFGKFKWRVTSRYGGLLAMWSAMNG, encoded by the exons ATGGTGAGCCCGGGAACCTTTAGCCCTGTGG GGATTATGGTTAATGGCTTGCTGCAGCCGAAGCAAATCGAATCCTTAGAAAAGCGTATTCCCAACTTGAGGTTCCGAACGCAC GTGAACCAAGATCACGACGGAGTTACTACATTCTACTTCAACGCCGGCGCTGGTATGGACACGAACGGTTGCATATTTCAAACCCACAGTGCCTCGACCACGGCCTCGATACTCCATATGGCGCAGACAAAGGGGGCCGAGATCCAGCAGGCAAATGTCGACGTTCTCAGCGTAAAGGCCAATGTGCGGGTGGAAACGGTGGCTGGTGTTCCAGTTCATTATGGAGCTGACGCAGGGGTGTACCTCGCCGACGCTGAAGCCGGTCCTTTTCACGGCACTCTTGGGTTAGCTGCAGACACTGCGATAGGATGCAGAGATCAGTCAGTTGGATGCAAGGCGCTGGGTTGCGGGGTGAGGGTAGGAAGGGTCTGCGAAATCTCGGCCTTGGGCAGTGGCTTTGGAATTGATTTTGGGAAGTTTAAATGGCGGGTGACCAGTCGATATGGCGGCCTCCTTGCCATGTGGTCG GCTATGAATGGTTAA
- a CDS encoding hypothetical protein (COG:I; EggNog:ENOG503NZRH), translating into MAFPRRPSAFLRYLIPAALILCVFYVLTGQPGSDFASPQNFRRPWAGLGAQKHPIEYLIDSGEKEFANKISRQSHTIAEAAAAYRQRRGRHPPPGFDKWFKFAQEKNAVIVEDFWDQIYHDLEPFWALEAQRIRKDAWDFEMRIEVRDGKASSGSDWFWTKIWLKMIGTVEGLLPDMDIALNAMDEPRLVVPWEEIDELVGRAGQEKRMVRAEEVVTEFEKLAKPGEGPEKDFETPKKVWEGNKHYWLIARRGCPPTSLARQSPVITDFNRTPLIKSSFALPHMTEGYVSNYTLSTDFCHQSDLQALEGVFVEPLSVSATKTLFPMFGGSKLAVNNEILLPAPMYWNEEERFMGSQGADIPWEEKEDAVIWRGVATGGKNKEDNWRSFQRHRFVAMNNGSKITLAEQKQLEPVNFALPPKAYGLKAQKRGKLGEWVASWSNVQFIDLMCGIKGQGVRCNYTDQHFEVTKGMPMAEQFRNKYLPDIDGNSFSGRYLGFLRSTSLPIKATLWREWHDSRLVAWKHFVPMDSRFGDWYGIMEFFLGIDGTGRDEVARKIAMEGKEWAERVLRKEDMQVYVLRLLLEYARVSDPRRGEMGWVGDLLGGEGTKGRDNELVKDGEGEVGSAAGEA; encoded by the exons ATGGCCTTCCCCCGCCGACCCTCAGCTTTCCTCCGCTACCTCATCCCCGCAGCTCTCATCCTCTGCGTGTTCTACGTTTTGACGGGACAGCCAGGCTCAGACTTTgcctccccccaaaacttCCGCCGTCCCTGGGCCGGCTTAGGAGCCCAAAAACATCCAATCGAATACCTCATCGACTCGGGAGAAAAAGAGTTTGCAAACAAGATCTCCCGACAAAGCCACACCATCGCcgaagcagcagctgccTACCGCCAACGTAGAGGCCGGCACCCTCCGCCCGGGTTTGACAAGTGGTTTAAGTTTGCGCAGGAAAAAAATGCGGTTATTGTGGAGGATTTCTGGGATCAGATATACCATGACTTGGAACCGTTTTGGGCGTTGGAGGCGCAGAGGATAAGGAAAGACGCGTGGGATTTTGAGATGAGGATCGAGGTTAGGGATGGGAAGGCGAGTAGTGGGAGTGATTGGTTCTGGACAAAGATTTGGTTGAAGATGATTGGGactgtggaggggttgttgccTGATATGGATATTGCGCTTAATGCGATGGACGAGCCGAGGTTGGTTGTGCCTtgggaggagattgatgagttggttgggagggcggggcaagagaaaaggatggtgagggcggaggaggtggtgaccGAGTTTGAGAAGTTGGCTAagccgggggaggggccgGAGAAGGATTTTGAGACGCCGAAGAAGGTCTGGGAGGGGAATA AACACTACTGGTTGATCGCCCGCCGCGGGTGCCCGCCTACTTCCCTTGCGCGACAGTCGCCTGTTATTACTGACTTTAACCGCACCCCGTTGATCAAGTCGTCCTTTGCGCTGCCTCACATGACGGAGGGTTATGTCTCCAACTATACCTTGTCGACCGATTTTTGCCATCAATCGGACCTCCAAGCCCTCGAGGGCGTCTTTGTCGAGCCCCTCTCCGTTTCGGCGACAAAAACGCTGTTTCCCATGTTTGGCGGCTCCAAGTTGGCTGTCAACAACGAGATCCTCCTCCCGGCACCAATGTACTGGAACGAAGAGGAGCGCTTCATGGGCTCCCAGGGGGCGGATATCCCgtgggaagaaaaagaagacgcGGTCATCTGGCGCGGTGTGGCTACCGGCGGAAAAAACAAGGAGGACAACTGGCGCTCGTTTCAACGTCACAGATTTGTGGCCATGAATAATGGGTCCAAGATTACGCTCGCGGAGCAGAAGCAGCTTGAGCCGGTGAACTTTGCGCTGCCCCCTAAAGCGTACGGGTTGAAGGCgcagaagagggggaaattgggggagtgggtggcGAGCTGGTCGAACGTGCAGTTTATTGACCTCATGTGTGGGATTAAGGGCCAGGGCGTGAGGTGCAATTACACGGATCAGCACTTTGAGGTTACAAAGGGGATGCCGATGGCGGAGCAGTTTAGGAATAAATATCTGCCTGACATTGACGGGAACTCGTTTAGCGGGAGGTATCTGGGTTTTCTGAGGAGCACGAGCCTGCCGATCAAGGCTACGCTGTGGAGGGAGTGGCACGATTCGAGGCTGGTGGCCTGGAAGCATTTTGTGCCGATGGATAGCCGGTTTGGGGATTGGTATGGGATAATGGAGTTTTTCTTGGGGATTgatgggacggggagggatgaggtggcgaggaagattgcgatggaggggaaggagtgggcggagagggtgctgAGGAAGGAGGATATGCAGGTGTATGTGctgaggttgctgttggagtATGCGAGGGTTAGTGATCCGAGgcggggggagatggggtgggtgggggatttgcttgggggggaggggacgaaggggagggataATGAACTGGTTaaggatggagagggggaggtgggaagtGCGGCTGGGGAGGCTTGA
- the CAR1 gene encoding Arginase, catabolizes arginine to ornithine and urea (BUSCO:EOG09263E87; EggNog:ENOG503NU9J; COG:E): MAPSRLSDIADIVLPTTKSTSATDTVTTRSDTPASSVGSRTFGRSIMNTSLIESKFLSHPEDLGVVAVGFSGGQCKPGVDAAPSALIEAGLLTQIRDELGYNLHGHDTVHLYTDLVPKQDPDYRNMKNPRAVSAVTKKIADQVYNQAKEGRLVLTLGGDHSIAIGTIGGSAKAIRERLGREIAVIWVDAHADINTPETSGSGNIHGMPVSFLTGLAKEDKEDIFGWIKDENRISVKKIVYIGLRDVDPGEKRILRENGIKAFSMFDIDRHGIGRVMEMALGHIGSDTPIHLSFDVDALDPMWAPSTGTPVRGGLTLREGDYICECVHQTGSLVAVDLVEVNPSLAPAEDIGAHETVRAGCSLVRCALGESLL, encoded by the exons ATGGCACCCTCCCGCCTCAGCGACATTGCAGACATTGTGCTGCCAACGACCAAGTCTACCAGCGCAACTGATACTGTCACCACTCGCTCAGACACTCCCGCCTCGAGCGTTGGCTCTCGCACTTTCGGCAGAAGCATCATGAACACATCGTTGATCGAGAGCAAGTTCCTCAGCCATCCCGaggatttgggggtggtggctgttggttTCTCGGGGGGTCAG TGCAAACCAGGAGTTGACGCTGCGCCATCAGCGCTCATCGAAGCCGGCCTCCTCACCCAGATCCGCGACGAGCTCGGCTACAACCTCCACGGCCATGACACAGTCCACCTCTACACCGACCTTGTGCCTAAGCAGGACCCCGACTACCGCAACATGAAGAATCCCCGCGCCGTCTCTGCCGTGACAAAGAAGATCGCCGATCAGGTGTACAACCAGGCCAAGGAGGGGAGACTGGTCTTGACTCTGGGTGGTGATCACAGTATTGCCATCGGCACCATTGGTGGTTCGGCCAAGGCTATCAGGGAAAGGCTGGGCAGAGAGATCGCCGTCATCTGGGTGGACGCGCACGCCGATATCAACACCCCCGAGACCAGCGGCAGTGGTAACATCCACGGCATGCCTGTTAGCTTCTTGACCGGGTTGGCCAAGGAAGACAAGGAGGATATCTTTGGGTGGATCAAGGATGAGAACAGGATCAGCGTCAAGAAGATCGTGTACATTGGTCTGAGAGATGTTGATCCCGGCGAGAAGAGGATCTTGAGGGAGAATGGGATCAAGGCGTTTAGCATGTTTGACATTGACAG ACATGGCATCGGCCGcgtgatggagatggctcTCGGCCACATTGGCAGCGATACCCCGATCCATCTGTCGTTCGACGTGGATGCGCTTGACCCCATGTGGGCGCCATCGACCGGCACCCCTGTCCGTGGAGGCTTGACGCTGCGCGAGGGTGACTACATCTGCGAGTGTGTGCACCAGACGGGCAGCTTGGTGGCTGTTGACTTGGTGGAAGTCAACCCCAGCCTGGCACCTGCTGAAGACATCGGGGCTCACGAGACGGTTAGGGCCGGTTGCTCCCTTGTTCGGTGCGCGCTCGGCGAGTCTCTTCTGTAG
- a CDS encoding hypothetical protein (EggNog:ENOG503P4DA) produces MASVLTSEPSLVYSRRVVEARVHKYHWPAVQLNIWMLIMLISACTIIGVFATFIDIQHTLLLPVPWYFPYYITVASLAVFFILLLLYLIYQRRLLPSIVMIGGFILFVLWLTGLIVISVQLWGPDGSVSSECNIQVFGASPMPKGQTLETLAWLEQRSICQSWQAVFAFGLVGAVFLLWIMVIAYQVFADDAV; encoded by the exons ATGGCCTCTGTCCTCACCTCGGAACCCTCCCTCGTCTACTCCCGCCGGGTAGTCGAGGCCCGGGTACACAAATACCACTGGCCCGCCGTCCAGCTCAACATCTGGATGCTCATCATGCTCATAAGCGCCTGCACCATCATTGGCGTATTTGCCACCTTTATCGACATCCAGCACACCCTTCTACTACCGGTACCGTG GTACTTCCCCTACTACATAACCGTCGCCTCCCTCGcagtcttcttcatcctcctcctcctctaccttATCTACCAGCGCCGCTTGCTCCCCTCCATCGTCATGATAGGAGGTTTTATTCTCTTTGTGCTGTGGTTGACGGGGTTGATAGTGATATCAGTGCAGCTGTGGGGGCCGGACGGGAGCGTGAGTTCGGAGTGCAATATCCAGGTTTTTGGGGCTAGTCCGATGCCCAAGGGGCAGACGCTGGAGACGTTGGCGTGGTTGGAGCAGAGGAGTATTTGCCAGAGCTGGCAGGCGGTTTTTGCGTTTGGGCTGGTGGGGgcggtgtttttgttgtGGATTATGGTTATTGCTTATCAGGTTTTTGCGGATGATGCtgtttga
- a CDS encoding hypothetical protein (EggNog:ENOG503NZAN; COG:H) produces MHVADNCAKSVAGRRRLIGTIAVGHHRIRLPLPLQVRHYARFTEDVSLEHVPLEHAPLEHAPLEHVAAELMPKAQKQNIPTKDKPCRFACPVPTCEYATKGFTRRPNLRRHIERVHQNERAFPLKDLLADIDDNPRLVYPDLEALKSEKLSKQRSGRKKVVEPEAQPLPETDAEPSPKAAPLPKEDSTTASTLGKLLGALDNETPIKRRGRPKKVRDAEPSPEAEQESQPATSEEQPKPARRRGGRPAGSKNKPKDPAKPPKEKRAYVRRSVRYDHPQPEVTFKADCVNTTYLYDALLDTGMWGRRNTAAAKQRRLEMRKHADVKRVNILSEKLCDDVLGYMKPGLLERHKGCDIIDINPGAGLWSRKLNDLLQPRKHVLVEEDYKVYEPFLKPLVEREGVEVLEVAWALWASLFDALEEKGALAAHPVRNYQPDETPERNDSLLVVMNMMTLDKKRVGGRRMGSMTAMILYQLINSVRLQGLFQKYGLVRMLIWVDEHEKAQYLPKTIQRRKAGAIQAELSLDWVTEVAGVEHPNGGKNYIYRRDKHIDMEGMGQVLERMRKAGLKVPEGRETALLKSCLELEKEGKSVKAGEQKPALAARYELGEEEWEKLKETKSKAGTWTTRDNDHLHRNTWLKTQTEKKQEFLYELLIKLDELTKLKLQVLEEEKEGKLANAAQKKFDKLEAEMKEQWESIDPISRSKFLVARDNLRAFKQPPELGPVLMWDRRQFEPLVVQPEEFLPACDGALLDIQPRAMEPTLRAKCEHGSKMFDQMDLIIRSLYLQASAPISQAVEGLWPGSGQGVAEKMRSLRDPALGGTPVKGPIGELDLRALNRTQIVELAERWWQWPFKPSFPELVGRLGEGEEENVDGENGGGATMLGHMFD; encoded by the exons ATGCATGTGGCGGATAACTGTGCCAAGAGCGTTGCCGGCCGGCG gCGCTTGATCGGTACCATCGCCGTGGGCCATCATCGCATTCGCCTCCCATTGCCCCTCCAAGTTCGACATTATGCGCGCTTCACCGAAGATGTCTCGCTCGAACATGTACCACTCGAACATGCACCGCTCGAACATGCACCGCTCGAACATGTCGCCGCCGAACTCATGCCCAAAGCACAAAAACAGAACATACCCACGAAAGACAAACCGTGTCGTTTTGCTTGCCCCGTTCCTACCTGCGAATATGCGACAAAAGGGTTCACCAGGAGGCCCAACCTCAGAAGACACATCGAGCGAGTGCACCAGAACGAAAGGGCATTTCCCCTTAAGGACTTGCTCGCGGATATAGACGACAACCCAAGATTAGTGTATCCAGACCTCGAAGCGTTGAAAAGCGAAAAGCTTTCAAAACAGCGTTCCGGCCGCAAGAAGGTTGTTGAACCGGAAGCGCAACCTCTTCCCGAGACAGATGCCGAACCATCACCCAAAGCAGCGCCCTTGCCAAAGGAGGATTCCACCACTGCATCAACTCTTGGAAAGCTCCTCGGCGCCTTGGACAACGAAACGCCCATCAAGCGGCGGGGCAGGCCCAAAAAAGTCCGCGACGCCGAACCGTCCCCCGAAGCTGAGCAAGAGTCACAGCCCGCTACCTCGGAAGAACAACCAAAACCAGCCCGCAGACGCGGCGGCCGCCCAGCTGGATCaaaaaacaaacccaaaGACCCCGCGAAAccccccaaagaaaaaagagcaTACGTCAGACGCTCCGTCAGATATGATCATCCCCAACCGGAAGTCACTTTCAAGGCTGACTGCGTCAACACGACATACCTCTACGATGCGCTCCTTGACACGGGGATGTGGGGTCGGCGCAACACCGCGGCCGCGAAGCAGAGGAGGCTAGAAATGAGGAAACACGCTGACGTGAAGAGGGTGAATATCCTCTCGGAAAAGCTCTGCGATGATGTGTTGGGGTATATGAAGCCTGGTCTGCTCGAGAGGCATAAGGGGTGTGACATTATTGACATCAACCCTGGGGCGGGTTTGTGGAGCAGAAAGCTGAATGATTTGCTGCAGCCTAGAAAGCATGTGCTCGTGGAGGAGGACTACAAGGTTTACGAACCGTTTCTGAAGCCGTTGGTagagagggaaggggtcgaggtgttggaggttgcgTGGGCGCTTTGGGCATCGTTGTTTGAtgcgctggaggagaagggtgcGTTGGCGGCGCACCCGGTGCGGAACTATCAGCCTGATGAGACGCCGGAGAGGAACGACTCGTTGCTTGTGGTGATGAACATGATGACTCTCGAcaagaagagggtgggggggaggaggatggggagcaTGACGGCCATGATTTTGTATCAGTTGATCAATTCGGTGAGGCTGCAGGGGTTGTTTCAGAAGtatgggttggtgaggatgctGATTTGGGTGGATGAACATGAGAAGGCGCAGTATTTACCCAAGACGAtccagaggaggaaggcgggggCCATACAGGCTGAGCTCTCGCTAGATTGGGTCACCGAGGTGGCGGGAGTCGAACACCCGAATGGTGGCAAGAACTATATCTACAGGAGGGACAAGCACATCGACATGGAGGGTATGGGCCAGGTtctggagaggatgagaaaGGCGGGTCTCAAGGTGCCGGAAGGGCGAGAGACGGCGCTGTTGAAGAGCTGTttggagctggaaaaggagggaAAGTCAGTTAAGGCTGGAGAGCAGAAGCCGGCGCTCGCGGCAAGATATGagctgggagaggaagagtggGAGAAATTGAAGGAGACCAAATCGAAGGCGGGCACATGGACAACGAGAGACAACGACCACCTGCACCGGAATACGTGGTTAAAGACGCAGACGGAAAAGAAGCAAGAATTCCTGTACGAGTTGTTGATTAAGCTGGACGAGCTGACGAAACTGAAGCTCCAAgttctggaagaggagaaggagggcaagctGGCGAATGCTGCTCAAAAGAAGTTTGATAAACTCGAGGCCGAAATGAAGGAGCAGTGGGAAAGCATCGACCCGATCTCGAGAAGCAAGTTTTTGGTTGCGCGAGACAACTTGAGGGCTTTCAAGCAGCCGCCGGAGCTAGGACCTGTGCTCATGTGGGACCGTCGGCAGTTTGAGCCGCTGGTGGTGCAGCCGGAGGAGTTCTTGCCAGCGTGTGACGGGGCTTTGTTGGACATTCAACCCAGGGCGATGGAGCCGACCTTGCGAGCCAAATGCGAGCATGGGTCGAAGATGTTTGACCAGATGGACCTTATCATCCGGAGTCTGTATCTACAAGCCTCTGCGCCAATATCACAGGCGGTGGAGGGTCTGTGGCCTGGCTCAGGGCAGGGCGTGGCGGAAAAGATGAGGAGCCTCCGCGATCCTGCCCTGGGAGGGACGCCGGTCAAGGGCCCTATAGGTGAGCTTGACCTGAGGGCACTGAACAGGACGCAGATTGTGGAGCTTGCGGAaaggtggtggcagtggccGTTTAAGCCTAGCTTTCCCGAGTTGGTCGGGAGAttgggcgagggggaggaggaaaatgtCGATGGAGAaaatggaggaggggctACCATGCTGGGGCACATGTTCGATTGA